From Natronorubrum halophilum, a single genomic window includes:
- a CDS encoding carbohydrate ABC transporter permease, which produces MKLNNVKTIRGNQYIDTWVEAIQENKLAYLFLVPLLSFIIFLVWVPFLQGIWMSLHTWPFGSGEATFVGLDNYTYLFTWDGFYTGLKATIIYGFATVLQLVIALVAALTINKVRFKSILSGMYLLPYTMPPVATGTLWLFLLDPSLGPVFGFLTKHGILDEPIYWSTSGDTALAAITLVGAWTFWPFMFIILYATLVSIPDEYYESAKVYGASRIQTFRYVTLPQMKTAIFVVFTLRIVWNLTKISQPLQMTHGGPGNDTSILSLLLYRFAFVRGNLGMAFAVGLIFLLLVFGFIILFIRSYEKQEGNQI; this is translated from the coding sequence ATGAAGCTAAATAATGTGAAAACGATCCGAGGAAACCAGTATATAGATACGTGGGTGGAGGCCATCCAGGAAAATAAACTGGCCTACCTCTTTCTGGTCCCCCTCCTATCGTTTATCATCTTTCTCGTCTGGGTGCCGTTTCTCCAGGGGATCTGGATGAGCTTGCACACGTGGCCGTTTGGAAGCGGCGAGGCGACGTTTGTCGGGTTGGATAACTACACGTATCTATTCACGTGGGATGGCTTCTATACCGGGTTGAAAGCGACCATCATCTATGGATTCGCAACGGTATTGCAGCTCGTTATCGCGCTTGTAGCTGCGCTTACGATTAACAAAGTCCGGTTCAAGAGCATCCTGTCCGGCATGTATCTTCTTCCGTATACGATGCCCCCGGTAGCGACTGGGACACTTTGGTTGTTCTTGCTCGACCCATCGCTCGGTCCGGTCTTCGGTTTCCTGACGAAACACGGGATATTAGACGAACCGATATATTGGAGTACGTCCGGGGATACGGCACTCGCCGCCATCACGCTCGTTGGTGCGTGGACGTTCTGGCCGTTCATGTTCATTATCCTCTACGCTACACTCGTGAGTATCCCTGACGAGTACTACGAATCTGCCAAAGTATACGGTGCGAGCCGAATACAGACGTTCCGTTATGTGACGCTTCCTCAGATGAAGACGGCAATCTTCGTGGTGTTCACGCTTCGGATCGTCTGGAACCTCACGAAAATATCTCAACCGCTGCAGATGACGCATGGAGGTCCTGGCAATGATACGTCAATTCTATCGCTGCTTCTCTATAGGTTTGCGTTTGTCCGCGGTAATCTCGGAATGGCGTTCGCAGTCGGCCTCATTTTCCTACTGCTCGTATTCGGATTTATCATCTTGTTTATCCGGTCTTACGAGAAGCAGGAGGGTAATCAAATATGA
- a CDS encoding ABC transporter substrate-binding protein, which translates to MEDNTMRRCNARRRNFMKGVGGALAGVSLAGCLGGNGGDGDIEYWDTFNVQSNAARQMVDDAVSQFEEETDSTVDVNLSGFGQMAGAEWITNFEQGEYPVIFTGDQIAAGLMEEGGWILPFEEWKGELSEEVQAGIEWMEEEVQTAIKWMGEHPNMDEEIMTFPVGMVPQEPFQARIDHFEEAGLDPETDFPPEDYDHLVEVATALTEDGPGDYGFQLMGHEFDWYTFAEPYTNALGGDVGEAGYFSDDYREVNFDTDTWRQAIQDILDLYHEHEVSGPQTTSASDNDVLDQFVAGQVSMSVMEPTVIPSLLNRGADLMENGDVQWGEFWTEPSGMNNAMLTYGIAITRAPEGADEEEWERKQELAIQLAEIWFSEMIQTSLVQNAGFLPVRRDLWEATAESMPYGDTSNVVEVMSNMVETSRGVHTSHPMYIQASSSMGEYLQRGFQGELTADEICEMGAEDGNKVLDEFWSARE; encoded by the coding sequence ATGGAAGACAATACCATGCGTAGATGCAATGCTCGAAGACGTAACTTTATGAAGGGGGTTGGCGGCGCCCTTGCTGGGGTTAGTTTAGCTGGGTGCCTCGGGGGAAATGGTGGAGACGGTGATATTGAGTACTGGGATACGTTCAATGTCCAGTCTAACGCAGCGCGTCAGATGGTTGATGATGCTGTTAGTCAATTCGAAGAAGAGACTGATTCAACAGTTGATGTGAACCTTTCAGGATTCGGCCAGATGGCTGGCGCTGAATGGATTACCAACTTTGAGCAGGGTGAGTATCCTGTGATCTTCACCGGTGACCAGATCGCTGCTGGCCTCATGGAGGAAGGCGGGTGGATCCTTCCCTTTGAGGAATGGAAAGGTGAGCTCAGTGAAGAAGTCCAGGCGGGCATCGAGTGGATGGAAGAAGAGGTTCAAACCGCTATCAAGTGGATGGGCGAACATCCGAATATGGATGAAGAAATAATGACGTTCCCGGTTGGTATGGTTCCACAGGAGCCGTTCCAGGCGCGAATCGATCATTTTGAGGAGGCAGGCCTTGACCCTGAAACGGATTTCCCGCCGGAAGACTACGACCACCTCGTCGAGGTCGCGACCGCGCTGACTGAGGACGGTCCCGGTGATTACGGGTTCCAGTTGATGGGACACGAATTCGATTGGTATACGTTCGCAGAGCCGTACACCAATGCACTTGGTGGGGATGTCGGTGAAGCCGGTTACTTCAGTGATGATTACCGAGAAGTCAACTTCGATACGGACACATGGCGACAGGCTATACAGGATATCCTGGATCTCTACCACGAACACGAAGTTTCTGGACCCCAGACGACGAGTGCTTCTGACAACGACGTACTCGATCAGTTCGTAGCTGGTCAGGTGAGCATGAGCGTTATGGAACCAACGGTAATCCCATCGCTACTCAATCGAGGTGCTGATCTCATGGAGAACGGCGATGTTCAATGGGGAGAATTCTGGACCGAACCATCCGGTATGAACAACGCGATGCTCACATATGGTATCGCGATCACGAGAGCACCGGAGGGGGCTGACGAAGAAGAGTGGGAACGTAAACAGGAACTCGCGATTCAGTTAGCAGAAATCTGGTTTAGTGAGATGATTCAGACGTCACTCGTCCAAAATGCGGGATTCCTCCCAGTCCGACGTGATCTCTGGGAAGCTACAGCAGAATCGATGCCCTACGGAGACACTTCCAACGTCGTCGAGGTTATGTCAAACATGGTTGAGACGTCTCGAGGCGTCCATACATCTCATCCAATGTATATCCAGGCTTCCTCGAGTATGGGAGAATACCTACAACGAGGTTTCCAGGGTGAACTCACCGCTGATGAGATTTGCGAAATGGGTGCCGAAGATGGCAACAAAGTACTCGACGAGTTCTGGTCCGCTCGAGAGTAA
- a CDS encoding ABC transporter ATP-binding protein: protein MATQNEKVASSNHDNTSKEDIAMDEVAIQLRNIRKTFNNGEIVACADFNLNVGDDEVVVFLGPSGCGKTTTLRMIAGLEEPDSGLISIEGEDVIGRAPKDRDLAFVFQEIALYPHMSVRRNMRFGLDMTSDLSKSEKNERVEEAAELLGLEGMLDRKPSELSGGQQQRVSLGRAMVIKPAAFLLDEPFSALDANLRDSMRVEVKKLQRRLNTAMIFVTHDQEEAMTLGDKIVIMNEGYIEQVGSAHDIYNDPATQFVAEFIGSPSTNLLDATVAVEGDTVEVDTGLFRVPIPERRLSTADLSDGQSVSLGVRPEYIELNGETPMFTAEISVIEPRGDTDAVYLQADEREIRSTTTQGEIQQNAEAVSVSLQPENIWLFDSDTGERIL, encoded by the coding sequence ATGGCTACACAAAACGAGAAGGTCGCGAGCAGTAATCATGATAATACCTCGAAGGAGGATATCGCAATGGACGAGGTTGCTATTCAGCTCCGAAACATCCGGAAAACGTTCAACAACGGTGAGATCGTCGCCTGCGCGGATTTCAATCTGAATGTCGGTGATGACGAAGTTGTTGTTTTCCTTGGTCCCTCTGGTTGCGGGAAGACCACGACGCTCCGTATGATCGCCGGTCTCGAAGAACCAGATTCGGGCCTAATTTCCATCGAAGGTGAGGATGTCATCGGTCGTGCTCCTAAAGACCGGGACCTCGCGTTTGTGTTCCAAGAAATCGCCCTCTATCCGCATATGTCCGTCAGGAGAAACATGCGGTTCGGACTCGATATGACGTCTGATCTTTCGAAATCGGAAAAGAATGAGCGCGTCGAAGAAGCGGCGGAGTTGCTCGGCCTCGAAGGAATGCTCGATCGAAAACCGTCGGAACTCTCCGGTGGCCAACAACAGCGAGTGAGTCTTGGGCGTGCAATGGTGATAAAACCAGCCGCATTTTTGCTTGATGAACCCTTCTCCGCCCTCGACGCGAATCTGCGTGACTCTATGCGCGTCGAAGTGAAGAAGCTCCAACGGCGATTAAATACTGCGATGATTTTTGTCACGCACGATCAGGAAGAAGCGATGACCTTAGGTGACAAAATCGTCATCATGAACGAAGGATACATCGAGCAGGTTGGTTCTGCACACGATATTTACAACGATCCTGCAACCCAGTTCGTAGCAGAATTTATCGGCTCGCCGTCGACCAATTTGCTCGACGCCACGGTAGCGGTTGAAGGGGACACAGTCGAAGTAGACACTGGTCTCTTTCGTGTTCCTATTCCTGAAAGACGACTCAGTACTGCCGATCTCTCCGATGGCCAATCGGTATCACTCGGTGTTCGTCCTGAATACATAGAGTTGAACGGGGAGACACCGATGTTTACCGCCGAGATTTCAGTTATTGAGCCCCGTGGTGATACAGATGCGGTGTATCTACAGGCTGATGAGCGTGAAATCAGATCAACGACGACACAAGGTGAAATCCAGCAAAACGCCGAAGCAGTCTCTGTTAGCCTGCAACCGGAGAATATCTGGCTATTTGATTCAGACACGGGCGAACGGATACTGTGA